Genomic window (Shewanella psychropiezotolerans):
CGTCGATGATCTTCTCCACCGGCACCATGACTCCGAGGTCGATAACATCATAGCCGTTACAGGCCAGTACCACGCCGACAATATTTTTGCCGATATCGTGCACGTCACCCTTAACGGTGACCATTAAGATCTTGCCGTTTGACTGACCCGGCGTCTTCTCTTCTTCGATATAGGGGTTGAGGTAAGCCACGGCTTTTTTCATTACCCGGGCAGATTTTACCACCTGAGGTAGGAACATCTTGCCCGAGCCGAACAGGTCACCGACGACATTCATGCCGTCCATTAGAGCGCCTTCGATCACATCAAGCGGACGGCTCGACGCTGCTCGCGCCTCTTCCGTGTCTTCGTCGATATAATCTGTGATGCCTTTAACCAGAGCGTGGGCTAGACGTTTATTGACCTCCCAGCTGCGCCATTCGAGATCTTCTTTTTTGGCGGTTTGACTGCCGTCGCCGCGAAACTTCTCCGCTACTTCCAATAACAGTTCTGTGTTATTGGTGGCATCGCCATTCTTATCGACTGCGGTGCAAGCAAAGTTCCCGACTATGGCCTCGACCCTTTCCTTAAGCTCTGGGTCGATATCGTCATAGATGGCTAATTGACCAGCGTTGACGATACCCATGTCCATGCCGGCCTGAATCGCGTGATAGAGGAACACGGCATGAATCGCCTCTCGGACCGGATTGTTACCACGGAAGGAGAAGGAGACGTTAGATACACCGCCGGAAATCATCGCGTGGGGCAAGGTGCGCTTTATCTCGGCGGTGGCTTCGATAAAGTCGACGGCATAGTTATCATGCTCTTCGATACCCGTGGCGATGGCGAAAATGTTGGGATCGAAGATGATATCTTCCGGCGGGAAGCCCACCTTATCTACCAATACCCGGTAGGCGCGGGTACAGATCTCTATTTTGCGCGCCTTAGTATCGGCCTGGCCCTGTTCGTCGAAGGCCATGATGATGGCCGCAGCGCCGTAGCGTTTAACTAAGGTGGCCTGCTGGATAAACTTCTCTTCTCCCTCTTTTAGCGAGATGGAGTTAACGATACCTTTACCCTGGATACACTTAAGTCCGGCCTCGATCACTTCCCATTTGGAGGAGTCGATCATAATCGGCACACGTGAGATATCAGGCTCGGAGGCGATAAGGTTCAGGAATTTGTGCATGATTTCGGCGCCGTCGAGCATGCCCTCATCCATGTTGATATCTATGATCTGCGCGCCGTTCTCTACTTGATCGCGGGCAACAGAAAGCGCCTCTTCGAATTCACCAGTCTTGATAAGACGTAAAAACTTGGCCGAGCCAGTGACGTTGGTACGCTCACCCACGTTAAGAAACAGCGAGTTTTTGTCTATGGTCAGCGGCTCAAGTCCAGCCAGACGACAGGCCACCGGGATATCGGGTAGCGGACGGGCGGGGTACTTGATAACGGCTTCGCGAATGACGCGAATATGATTCGGCGTGGTACCACAACAGCCACCGATTATATTAAGGAAGCCGTCCTGGGCCCACTCACCGATAATATCGGCCATCTGCTTAGGGGTTTCATCATAGCCACCGAACTCATTGGGCAAGCCCGCATTTGGATGAGCCGAGACGAAACACTCGGAAATCTTAGATAGCTCTTCTACATAAGGGCGCAGCTCTTTAGGTCCCAGGGCGCAGTTAAGGCCAATTGATAGCGGCTTAACATGGCGTAGTGAGTTGTAGAAGGCTTCGGTGGTTTGTCCGGTCAGGGTACGGCCCGATGCATCGGTAATGGTGCCGGATATCATGATAGGCAAGCGTGCACCGAGATCGTCATAGACAGTCTCGACGGCAAAAAGTGCGGCTTTGGCGTTTAAGGTGTCGAAAATGGTTTCTACCATGATGATATCGGCGCCGCCCTCAATCAGGGCATTGATAGACTCAACATAAGCCTCGACCAGTTCATCGAAGGTGACATTTCGGTATCCCGGGTCATTCACATCCGGGCTGATAGAACAGGTGCGGTTAGTCGGGCCGAGTACACCGGCTACATAGCAGCTGCGGCCAGTCTCTTGCTCCACTTCATCGGCAGCGGCGCGGGCGAGGCGGGCTCCCTCAAGGTTTATCTGGGCCGAGAACTCCTGCATGTCGTAGTCGGCCATGGCGATACGCGTCGAGTTGAAGGTGTTGGTCTCGATAATATCGGCGCCGGCCAGCAGGTATTGTTTATGAATGCCCTTGATGGCAGCAGCTTGAGTCAGCACCAACATGTCGTTGTTGCCTTTAACATCCTTATGCCAGTCTTTGAATTGTTCGCCGCGAAAATCTTCCTCTTCCAACTTAAGGTCTTGGATCATGGTGCCCATGGCACCATCGAGAATGAGGATCCCTTGTTCGAGTTGTCGGGTCAATTTTAAGGTGAG
Coding sequences:
- the metH gene encoding methionine synthase translates to MASGTLSTQRLTKEKGQQLTLKLTRQLEQGILILDGAMGTMIQDLKLEEEDFRGEQFKDWHKDVKGNNDMLVLTQAAAIKGIHKQYLLAGADIIETNTFNSTRIAMADYDMQEFSAQINLEGARLARAAADEVEQETGRSCYVAGVLGPTNRTCSISPDVNDPGYRNVTFDELVEAYVESINALIEGGADIIMVETIFDTLNAKAALFAVETVYDDLGARLPIMISGTITDASGRTLTGQTTEAFYNSLRHVKPLSIGLNCALGPKELRPYVEELSKISECFVSAHPNAGLPNEFGGYDETPKQMADIIGEWAQDGFLNIIGGCCGTTPNHIRVIREAVIKYPARPLPDIPVACRLAGLEPLTIDKNSLFLNVGERTNVTGSAKFLRLIKTGEFEEALSVARDQVENGAQIIDINMDEGMLDGAEIMHKFLNLIASEPDISRVPIMIDSSKWEVIEAGLKCIQGKGIVNSISLKEGEEKFIQQATLVKRYGAAAIIMAFDEQGQADTKARKIEICTRAYRVLVDKVGFPPEDIIFDPNIFAIATGIEEHDNYAVDFIEATAEIKRTLPHAMISGGVSNVSFSFRGNNPVREAIHAVFLYHAIQAGMDMGIVNAGQLAIYDDIDPELKERVEAIVGNFACTAVDKNGDATNNTELLLEVAEKFRGDGSQTAKKEDLEWRSWEVNKRLAHALVKGITDYIDEDTEEARAASSRPLDVIEGALMDGMNVVGDLFGSGKMFLPQVVKSARVMKKAVAYLNPYIEEEKTPGQSNGKILMVTVKGDVHDIGKNIVGVVLACNGYDVIDLGVMVPVEKIIDVAIAENVDIIGMSGLITPSLDEMVHNVKSFHKAGLTIPTIIGGATCSKIHTAVKIAPHSPTGAIYIADASRAVPMVSKLINNETRQATIDAAYQEYDVMREKRLSQTKRKIITTIKAARDNRCKYDWDNYTPFIPNQLGRQVFDDYPLEDLVERIDWTPFFRSWELHGHFPKILTDKVVGEEATKLFADGKAMLKKIIDEKWLTAKGVIGLFPANTVNHDDIELYSCDGTDESREKPIMTLHHLRMQIERVGNDNFCLADFVAPKNSGVADYMGGFAVTAGHGIDEHVARFEADHDDYSAIMLKCLADRLAEAFAERMHERVRKEFWGYASDEVLDNEALIREKYKGIRPAPGYPACPDHTEKGLLWDLLKPDETIGLNITESYAMFPTAAVSGWYFAHPKSRYFGVTNIGRDQVEDYAARKGMSIEDTERWLAPVLDYDPE